The DNA window GACGCCGCCCGTCGCGGCCTGCGCGCCGTTCGGGTCGAGACGGTGCCCGGCGAACGTCCGGGCACCTACCGGTCGGCGCTCGTCCGGATCACCGGTACGGGCGCGGAGGAGTTCGCCGGCGGCTGGACCGGCACGCTCTGCTGGCAGGCGGCCAGCCCCTACCGGCCGGGCCACGGGCGGAAGAACTGGTACGTCACCGCCCGGCCGCACCGGACCGACGTGGTGGACACCCCGTTCCACGAGGCCGACGTCGAGATGGTGCCGTGCCGCACCGGCGGGCCGGGCGGTCAGCACCGGAACAAGGCCAGCACCGCCGTCCGAGCCACCCACCGTCCGCCCGGCCTGACCGTGGTGGTGGACACCGAACGGCACCTGCACCTCAACCGCCGGATCGCCGTCGACCTGCTGCGCCGGCGGGTCGCCGAGGGCGACGAGGCGGCCCGACGCGCCGGCACGACGGCGCGCTGGCGGATTCACGACGAGCTGGTCCGCGGCGACCCGGTCCGGGTGGAACGGCCGTGACGCGTACGTTCCTGCGGCCGGACGACGTCCGCGACCTGGTGCGCGACCGGCTCGGCACGGACCGGCGGGTCACCACGCTGGACCGACTGACCGGCGGCACCAGCAAGGGCGTCTACCGGATCACGCTCGACGACGGCACGACGGTGATCCTCTACGTCTGGTCGGCGGAGGAGAACTACTGGCCGGCGTCGGCGACGGTCCCGGACGATCCGTTCACCGAGGCGTCGGGCGCGGATGTGTTCGCCACCAACCACGCCGCGCTCACCGCCGCCGGGGTACGCGTGCCGCACCTGATCGCCCGCGAGCCCGCCGGCCGCCACCTGGACGCCGACGTCGCGCTGGTGGAGGACGCCGGCGGGGTGACGCTGGAGGCGTTGCTGACCCGCGACCCCGAGCGGGCGGCCGAGCCGCTGGCCCGGCTCGGGGACGCGCTACGGCGGATGCACACCACGGTCGGCGGGCGTTACGGCCGGCTCGCCGACGTCGCCCGGGGCACCACACCGGCCCGGCCCGCCGAGGACGTGGTCCTGGACCGCGCGCTCGGGCACCTCGCCGCCGCGGCGGCCCGGGACCCCCGACCGGCCGCCGCGCGGGACCGGATCGCCGTCCACCTGCGCGGGCTGCGCGATCGGGTGTCGCCGCGCCGGGCGTACGCGCTGGTGCACGGCGAACTGGGCCCGGACCACGTCCTCGTCACCCCGGCCGGTGAGCCGGTGATGATCGACTTCGAGGGCCTGACCTGGTTCGACGTCGAGTGGGAGCACGTCTGGCTCCGGCTGCGCTTCGGCGACGACTACCCGGCGCTGCGTCCGGTCCCGCTCGACGCCGACCGGCTGGAGTTCTACCGGTACGCCCAGGTGCTGTCGTTGATCGAGGGTCCACTGCGGATCGCCGGGACCGACTTCCCGGACCGGCGGTGGATGCTCGACCTGGCCGAGCGGAACATCGCCGAGGCGCTCGCCGTGCTCTGAGTCGCTCCGACGCTCACGCCCGGCGACTTGGATGTCACGGTGCCGTCTCATTTCGCAACAATGAACGCCCGATGAACGGTTCGCCAATTGACGGCCGGGCGGCCCGGTCATCGAATGTCGACGTGGCGCGCCGTGCCGACGCTGACCGGTTGCTCGCCGACGGCGGCGGACGCGGCTGACCGCGGACGGAGGGCGCGCCGAGCCTCCTCCCGGCCCGGCCCGATCCGGCTCGTCGACGGAAGGCGGATACGGTGGGCGCGGCGCGGGCGGTCCGGTCCCGACGCGACGAGGGAGGGAGCCGGATGCGCCTGCACGTGGGGTGCGCGATGTGGACCCACCGGTCCTGGCCGGGGCGTTTCCTGCCGCACCCGTTGCCGGCCCACGAACGGTTGCGCGCGTACGCCGGCTGGTGCGACGCGGTGGAGGGCAACACCACGTTCTACGCGACGCCGGCCCGGGAGACCGTGGCGTCCTGGGCGGAGCAGACCGACCCCGACTTCCGCTTCCTGGCGAAGCTGCCGAAGGTAATCACGCACGAGCGCCGGCTCACCGGCGGCGAGGCGGAGCTGCGGGCGTTCCTGCACGCGATGGAACCGCTCGGGCCCCGGGCGGACACCCTCTGGGTGCAGTTGCCCGGCTCGTTCGGCCCGGGTGACGTGCCCGACCTCGACCGGTTCCTCCGCGCCCTGCCCACCGACCACAGGTACGCCGTCGAGGTCCGCCACCCGGCGTTCCTCACCGACGCCGGCGCGGCCCGCACGTTGGCGCGGACCCTCGACCGGGCCGGCGCGGAGTGGGTGCCGTTCGACACCACCGTGTTCTTCCGCACGCCGCCGACCAGCGACGCGGAACGAGAGGCGTGGACGCGCAAGCCGCGCCTGCCGTCGCGTACCGAGGCGCTGACCGACCGGCCGGTGGTGCGCTACCTCGGCCGTGACGACCCGGCCGCCACGGTCGAGGGCTGGCAACCGTGGCTGGACGTGGTCACCGGCTGGCTGCGCGAGGGCCGCTCACCGACCGTGTTCGTGCACACCCCGGACAACGCGGACGCCCCCGACCTGGCCCGACGCTTCCACGACCAGGTCCGTGCCCGCCTGCCCGAGTTGGCGCCGCTGCCCGAGCCGACGCCGGTCGGCCCGGCCACGCTCTTCTGAACCGGCCACGCCGCGTCCGCCGACCTTTGGGTGCGGTTGTCGTCGCCCCAGCGACCACAACCGCACCCAAAGCCCGGCCGGGTCAGGCCGGGGTGAGCGGCAGCAGCACCACGAACCGGGTGTCGCCGGGCTCGGACCGCACCCGGATGTCGCCGTGGTGCTTGTTGACCACGATCCGGTACGAGATGTCCAGCCCGAGGCCGGTGCCCTCGCCCACCGCCTTGGTGGTGAAGAACGGCTCGAAGATGCGCGGCCGCACCTCGGGCGGGATGCCCGGACCGGTGTCGCGGATCTCGACGGTCAGGCGGTCGTCGGTGCGCCCGGTGCGGACCGTCAGCGTGCCGTCGCCGGCCATCGCGGCGAGCGCGTTGTCGATCAGGTTGGTCCAGACCTGGTTGAGTTCGGCCGCGTACGCCGGGACGGCGGGCAGGCTCCGGTCGTACTCCTTCACCACCCGGACGCCGGCCGGGATCTTCGCCTGGAGCATGACCAGCGTGGCGTCGAGCAGGTCGTGCACGTCCACCGTCTGGTAGGGCGCCCGGTCCAGTTGGGAGTACTGCTTCGCGGCGCCGACCAGCCCGGAGACCCGGGTGACCGCGTCGTCGATCTCACCCATCAGCAGCTCGGTGTCGATGGTGTAGGTGATCCAGTGCACCGCCGACTCCAGGTCGTCGCCGCCGACCGCCGCGTCGACCTGGGCGAGCCAGCCGCTGTCGAGGCCGCCGGCCACGAGCGTCGGCGCCAGCTCCCAGGCTCCCCGTACCCCGTGCTCCTCCAGCCAGTCGCCCAGCTCGTCCTCGGCGTCGCTGGCCGCCAGCGGCGAGAGCGCGGTGGCCGCGGCGGCCCGCTTCACCGCTTCCTCCTGCAACGCGACGAGGTCGTGCAGCCGCCGCCCGTCGAGCCGGCCGTCGGCGATCATGGCGAGCTTGTGCCGCATCTTCGCGACCCGCCCACGCAACGCCGAGGTGGCCCGGACGGCGGCCGCCGCCGGGTTGTTCAGCTCGTGGGTGAGCCCGGCCGAGAGCGCGCCCAGCGCCAGCAGCCGTTCCCGCTCGCCGACGATGGTCTGCGTGTTGCGCATCCCGATGAACAGGCCCTCCAGCAGGTGGGTGGCCATCGGGAACCAGCCGCGCATGGCCGCCGCGATGATCTCCGCGGGCAGGGCGAACACCGCGGCGTCGGTGACCGCGCGCAGGCTGTTGCGGTAACGCTGCTCGGCCGGGTCACCGAGGTACGCCTGCATGGCGCCGCCGTAGACGCCACGCTGAGCCGTCCGGCTCACCTCCACCTCGTCGCCCTGGACCCGCTGGTGCATCGCCACCGTGCCGTCGAGCAGCACGAAGAAGCAGCTCGCCGGCTCGCCCTCGACGTAGACCGCCTCGCCGGCGCGACGTCGCTCCACCCGGCCGTGCTCGGCCAGGTGGGCGAGCTGCTCCGGGGTGAGCGACTCGAAGAGGAAGAGCTGCCGCAGCTCGTCCGGGGTGAGCCGGTCGCCGGTCATTGGGCCTCCAGGTATCGGTGCACGAGCGAGACCGCCATCGCGCCCTCCCCCACCGCCGAGGCCACCCGCTTCACCGAGTCGGCCCGCACGTCGCCGGCCGCGAACACGCCCGGTATGCTGGACTCCAGGTGGTAGGGATCGCGGGGCAGGGACCAACCGGCCGGCCGGCGCCCGCCGCGGGTCAGGTCCGGCCCGGTCAGCACGAAACCCCGACGGTCCCGGACGACCGCGCCGTCGAGCCAGTCGGTGTGCGGCTCCGCGCCGATGAACACGAACAGCCACGAGGTGTCGACGTCGCGCGTCTCGCCGGTGCGCATGTCCCGCAGCGTCACCCGCTCCAGGTGCTCCTGCCCGGCGCCGCCGACCACCTCGGTTCGTGGTGCCGGACCCGCCCCACGCCCACCCCGCCGAGCACCAGCAGGCTGGCGTTGATCCGGCCCATCCGGGTGGCGAGATTGTCCAGCGCGTAGAGCTGGTGCAGCCGGTCCGGGTCGGTCTCGTCCCGCTCGACCTTGTCGACCTGGGCCAGCACGGCATCGACCAGGCGCTGCTCGCGCCGACTGAGGTGGATGAAGATCTCCGCGGTGTTGGCCCGCATCACCGCCTGCTCCGCGGCGGTGCGCACGGCGGTCCGGTGCACCGCGCTGAACGCCTGCCCGACCTCGCCGATCTCGTCGTCGCCGGAGACCTCCACGGCGTCGACGGCCTGCCGGCGGGCCAGCTCGTCCGGATCGACCGAGGCGCTGTCCGGCTCCTGCAACCGGGCCACCACCTGGGGCAGCCGTTCGAAGGCGACAGTGTTCGCCGCGTCCCGCAGCCGGCGCAGCCGCCTGGTGATCTGCCGGGCCACCGCCCACGTGACGAGCGCGGTCAGCAGCAGCGCCAGCAGGGCGGCCGCCGCCTCGACGACGGTGCGCCGCCGTTGCTCGGCGTGCGCGGTGCGGATGTCGTCGAGCACCGCGCCGTCGACCCGCAGCCGCAGCTCGGCCAGGCGTACCGACCATTGCTGGGTGGCGGCGAGCCAGGTGCCCAGGTCCAGTTGGAGGCGGTCCCCCGCCGCCGTGCGGGCCACCTGGTCGAGCAGGCGTTGCAGCCGCAGCGCGTTCTCGCCGCTGCCGGCCTGTTCCCACCAGCCCTGCCAGGCCGGCCGGGCGAGCGCCAGAAAGGCGAGCGTCGCCTCGGTGAAGCCGGTGCGGGCGGCGGTGATGTCCTGCTGCAACGCGGGCGTCACCTGGCCGGCGGTGACGGCGCGCAGCACCGCGACCTGTTGCTGGCCGACCGCCTCGGACACCTTGGACAGTGCGGCGGAGGCCCGGATGCCGTCGGCGATCCGCGGCTCGACCACGCCGAGGGTGACGCTCTCGCGCAGGCCGAGCAGGTCGGCGATGACGATGCGGTAGCTGAACGTCATCGCCGACACCGAGGCGCGCTCGGCGGTGCGTACCTGGGCGCGCAGCGGGGCGAGGCCGGCCAGCGCGGCGTCGATCCGGGGCAGGACGGCCCGTTCGGCGGCGGCGCCGGCGGGCACCCGGGCGCGCTGCCGGCGGAACCCGGTCACCGCGGCGTCGGTGGCGGTGGTGGCGTCGGCGAAGGCGTCCTGCTGGGCGGCGGCACCCCGGGTCAACAGGTCGGCGGCCACGATCCGTTCTTGCTGGAGGCGGTGCGCCAGTCCGCCTGCCTCGGCACCGAGCTGAGCGAGCTGGCCGAGGTCGCTGGCGCGGGAGGTCTGCCGGGCGCTCTCGGTCAGCGCCAGCCCGGCGAAGCCCATCACGGCGACGAGCGGGGCGGCCACGATGAGGCGCATCCGCCCGCCGATGCGCCAGCGACGGCGGCGGGTCGGGTAGGGTCGGGCCGCGTGGGAACTCGTGCTCGACGCCACTGCTGACTCCCCGCACTGATCGGCAAAGTTCTATCTGCATTTGCGGATTGCACGTCCCATTGCGCCGGAAGCCATGCGTCGAGGCCAGACCAGGCCGTGGTACAAACAGGCCGTACCAGCATCTGTACCCAGAGTTGGCGGCGCGGGTGACCGCCCCGACCCGCGACCGCCGGGCCCGGTCAGCGCCGGTCGGCCGCCGGCGGCGGGCCGTCGGGCTCGGGCTGCGCGAGCACCTGGCCGATCAGTTCCCGCAGCTCGTCGATCGCCGCCACCACGGCCTGCGGGTCGCGCGGGTCGCGCCGCGCGGCGGGCGCGCCGGCGGGATCCGGCCGGGCCGGCTCGCCGAATCGGGGCCCCCGGCGCCCGTCCGCCGCCAACTGCTCCGCGGCGACCCGCGGCCACAGCTCGCACAGCCGGCCGCCGGTGGCGAGCACCTCGTCGCAGCGCACGGCGAACTCCTGGCTGCCGAACCGCCGCCCGGACTCGACGGCGGCGACCGTCTCCCGGCTGAACCGCACCCGCTCGGCCAGCGCCCGCTGGGTCAGGCCACGCCGGGTCCGCCAGCGGCGCAGCTCGACACGGAACTGGTGGCTGGCGGCGGAGGGGGCGGCGTTCGACGCGGGCGTGCGATCCATGTGCTCACCTTCGCGACGCCGGACCGGCATCGGCAGGAGATCGAGGGTGGGTGACTACCGGGCGTTCGCAGGGGGTCATTCTTAACCCACCGGCGCGCGGGTGTGAAGACGCGACTGCGTAGCGTGTCCGCCCGCCCCGACCGCCCGGCACCCCCGTCGGCACGCGTCACGCCGCCGGTCCGTGGCCGGACGGCACCGCCGCGGCGACGGTGACCGGCAGCGTCCGGTGGGCGCGGAACGCCAGGTTGGGCCGGAAGGCGCGGTGCTGTCCGGGCGCCGGGCGCAGGTCCGGCAGGGCCGCGGCGAGGCGGGTCAGCGCGGTGCCGGCCTCCAGCCGAGCCAGCGCCGCCCCGATGCAGAAGTGTGGGTCCGTGGCCGAACGAGAGATGGTCGTGCGCGTCCGACCGGTCCGGGTCGAAGCGGTCCGGGTGACGGAAGGCCGCCGGGTCGCGGTTGGCGGCGCCGATCAGCAGCAGGCACCGCGCCCCGGCGGGGATGGTGACCCCGCCGAGCGTGACCGGCCGGTTGGTCACCCGCAGCCAGCCGTCGATCGCGGGCGCGAAGCGCAGCGTCTCGGTGAGGAACGCCGGCACCCGCTCCGGGCGTTCGGCGAACGACCGCCACCTCTCCGGTTCGGACAGTGCCCGCTCCAGCGCGTGGGCGAGCAGCCCGGCGGTCGTCTCGTGCCCGGCGACCAGCAGGTTGAACACGATGCTCGACACCTCGGCGACGGTCAGGACCTCGTCGTCGCCGTGCCGGTACGCGAGCAGCTCGGTGACGTAGTCGTCGCCGCCACCGTCGAGCCGGCGCCGGACGAGATGCTGGCAGTAGCGCCAGAACTCCAGCAGCCCGCCGGCCAGCCGCACCTGCTCGGCCGGGTCCGGCCGCCCCCAGATCAGCGCGATCTGCCCGTCCGCCCAGGCCCGGATCCGCGGCACGTCGCGCGCCGGCACCCCGAGGATGTCCAGCAGCACCAGCAACGGCAGCTCGGCGGTGAACTCGGTGACGAGGTCGATCTCGGCGCCGGCCCGGGCGGCCAGCCGCGCCACCAGCTCGTCCACCCGGCGGCGGACGAGCCGGCCGTAGCGCTGCTCGACGCGTTCCGGGGTGTTGGCGAAGGTGACCCGCAACGCCCGGCGGGTCCGCGGATGTGTCGGCGGATCGGCCGCGGCGGTGGTGGGCGGCGCGTCGATCTGCACGACCAGGGCCAGCGCCTCCGGGCAGACGTCGTAGACCGGGGCCAGGGTGAGGGCGTTGCCGAAGGACCGCGCGTCGGCGAGCGCGCGCCGGACGTCGGCGTGTCGAGTGATCAGCCACAGCCCGAGTTCCTCGTCGTGGTGAACCCCGCCGCCGCTCTCCAGCAGCCGGGCCCAGACGCCCGCCGGGTCGGTGAGATACGCTCCCGCGAACGGATTCAACCGCATGACCACCTCCTGCGCTACCGACCACCTTCCTTACCGTGCGCTACCGGGCAAACACGCGCCAAGATTTGTCGGCATCAATCTATTTCGGCCGCTTTCCCGCAACTTGCGCCCTGGTCCTTGCCCTTCTCACCACCGCCGGACGGCGGGTGCGGATACGGGGATGCGCGCCGCGACGGTGCGGCTGACCCGCAGGCCGCCGGGACGCGGCTGGTCCGCCCCTGACGGCCGCGGGCCGGCCCGGCGCCGGAGGAACCGACGCGGACCGGCCCGCGGGCCGACCGGCTCAGCCGGTGACGGTCACCGAAACGGTACGGGGCGGCTGCTGGTACTGCCCGTGGTTGTCCATCCCGCGGATCGTCACCGAGTAGGTGCCGGCCGGGACGGCCGGTGACGTGTACGCGAAGTTCGACCCCGGTGAGCCCGGGCTGGTGAGGAACGTCGCGATCCAGGTGCCGGCCCGGCCGAACGTGCCGGCCGCGTTCATCCCCTGTCCGGCGCTGTTGGTGATCTGCAGCTCCACCCGCTGCATCCCGACGTCGTCCACGGCACGGCCGGAGACCACGATCCGACCGCCCGTGTACGCCTCGCCCTCGGCCGGCGTGATGCCCGGCTCCAGCGTCGGGTCGAGGTCACCGGGGTAGACGAGGTACTTCGCGGTGGCGCCGGCGGTCGACCCGTCCTGCTGGCCGGCGGTGTCCACGGCCCACGCCTCGACGCTGTACGTGCCCTTCGTGGGCAGGTCGATCGCGAGCGTGAACGCCGTGGAGGTGGCGTCCGGGTCGGCGAGCGTCGCGTCGACGGTGGCGAACGCGGCGGCCATCGTGCCGCCCGGCTGCACGTACCGGCCGGTGTCCAGGTCGCGCAGCGCCACCCGGACGGCCCGGACGCCCTTGTCGTCGGTCGCGGTGCCGGCCAGGTCCAGGTGCAGCCGGTCGACGTTCTGGTCGGTGCCGGTGAAGGTGAGCAGACCGTTCGGGAAGGCGTCGCCGGGCACCTGGGCGGTGACGGTGAGCCGGCCCAGGTCGCCGGTGGCGGTGGTCAGGTCGAGCCGGTCGGTGGCGCGTACCCGGAAGTCGTAGACGCCGGGGGTGAGCGGCACTGTGGTGAACGACCAGTCGAACGTCGCGGCGTCCAGGTTGAGCGGCGAGATCCGGTGGTACGCGGCCACCGAGTCGCTCCCCCAGGTGCCGTCCGCCGCCAGCGCCTCGCGGGTGGTGTTGTTGCGCAGGTAGATCTCGACCGACTTCAGGGCGTCCTCGTCGCGGGCCGTGCCGGCGAACGTGACCCGGGTGCCCGGCGCGACCGTCAGCGGCGCGGCGGCGGTCGGCGGGGTCATCGCCACCGGGGCGGTGATGGCCACGGTCGGCGGGACGCCGTTCGCCGAGACGGTCCAGTCCCGGTCGTCGCTGCGCAGATCGCTCTGCCCGGTCGTGTCGACCGCGGTGGCGCTCATCTTCCACTGCCCCTCGGTCGGCAGCGTCACCTCGTACTGCCAGGTGGTGGACGTCGCGCCGATCACGTCCGGCTCGCCCCGGAAGGTGTGGTAGACCGCCGCGACGCTGCCGTCGTCCTGGAGGTAGCGGTTGTCCGGGGTGCGGAACGAGTAGATCATCGCGCTGACGCCGTTGTCGTCGGTGGCGGTGCCGGTGGCCACGAAACTCTTCGTGGCCAGCAGCCCGGCGGCCGGCGCGGTGATCCGGGTCGACGGCGGCAGGTCGTCGAAGCGGAACGCCTCGATCTTCTTGACCGCCTTGGTGGTGTCGCCGGCGCCGTCCCGGCCGAACGTCTTGGCCTGGATCTGGTAGACGCCGGCCGGCAGGGACACCGGCAGGGTCCAGGCGGTGGAGGTGGCGTTCGGCGCGGCGAGCGTGGCGTTGATGCCCTTGAAGTCGCCCCAGGTCTTCAGGTCGGCCTGGAGATAGCGACCGGTGTTGCGGTTCATGACCTCCACCTGCACGCGGGCCACGCCGGCCGGCGCGAGCCCTTGCCCGGCGAGGTCGAACGTCTCGCCGGCCGGCTTCACCGCGCCCTCGATCGGGGTGGTGACCGTGGTGTCCAGCGACGACGGCGCGGGCAGGGTGGACAGGTCGAAGAAGGCCACCCGGCCGGTGTTCTTCCCGCCCTTGACGTTGCCGTCGCCGCCGACGAGCAGGCCGCGCGAGGTGGCCAGCATCGCCTTCTCCCCCTCGTACGAGTCGGAGCCGGGGTTCCACTCCAGCGCGGTGCCGGTGACCGGGTCCAGCGCGCCGAGGTGGTCGCGGCGGACCACCTGGTCGCCGAGGCCGTAGCCGCTGAGCCCCTGGCCGGTGCCGTAGCCGACGTTGTCCAGGCCGGGCCAGGGCACGTTCGAGGTGGGCGACTCCTGCCAGCTGAAGTGACCGCCGACGTAGACGGCGGTGGCGGTGATGGCGACCGAGTAGATGCTGTCGAAGTGTCGGGAGATCCAGAGCGGCTCGACGTGGTCGTTCCCGGTAAGCGGGTAGGCGATCGCGGTGTCGTTGATCGGCGGGCGGTCGCCGCCCGAGCCGCTGGTGACCACGAAGTATGAGTCGTCCGGCGCGATGTCGCCGGCGAAGACGCGCTGGATGCCGCCGACGAAGGAGAGGTTGTCCTCCCACAGCCGGGTCCGCCACGGCAGCAGCGCCTTGCTGGCGGTGCCGATCAGCGCCACCCCGTAGCGGTCCTGCCCGGCGATCTGACGGCCGGTGTGCACCACCAGCAGCTTGCTGCGGTCGTGGGTGAGCTTGAGCTGCTGCACGGTGAGCAGGCCGCCGACCCCGATGCCGCCGGTGAGCGGCAGGTTGAACGCGGTGTCGACCGCGCCGGTGGTCGGGTTGAGCGCGGCCAGGCCGCTGCGGGCGACGCCGTTGACGGTGCTGAACTGACCGCCGACGTAGACCGCGGTGGGGCTCACCGCCAGCGCGGTCCCCCGCGCGCTCGCGTTCGCGGTGAACGCGGCGACCGGCGCGCCGGTGGTCGGGTTGAGCCGGGCGATCTTGCGCTTGGTGACCCCGTTGATCGTGTTGAACGAGCCCGTGATGTAGAGCGACGACCCGTCGGGCGACGCCTCGACGGCGGCCACCGCGCCGTCGATGTTGGGCCGGAAGCCGGTGTCCACCTTCCCGGTGTCCAGGTTGTACGCCGCGAGCGAACGCTGCGCGACGGCGGTGCCACCGACGTTCGTGATCGACGTGAAGGTGCCGGCGACGAAGACGCGGTTGCCGATCACCTCGATGTCGGTGATCCCGCCGTCGGTGATCCGTGGCGTGTCGGTGCGGGGCGTGGCGGGCACCAGCCGGGTGTCCCCCGGCGTGGCCAGCGCCCTGGTGGCGACCGTCCGCGCCGCGCCGAGCGCGGCGCTGCTTCCGGTGGCCCGTACGCCGGTGCGTCCGGTGGCGCCGGCATCCGCGACGGTGACGGTCGCGGCGAGCGCCGGCACCCCCGCGACGACGACCGCGCCGGCGGCGAGCACCGCGACCGCGCGACTCCAAACTCGCATCGAGACAACTCTCCCTGATCCGCCCGGACGGCCCCCTCGGGTGGCTCCCGACTCCTCCCGTCCGCGTGCCGGACGTCACCGTAGGAGGCAAGGACTTCTCGCGATACGTCGCCGCACGGGTTATCGACCGCTCGTCATCAATTTCGGCCACACGGCGGTCCCGGTCCGCCGATCGGGTGGCCCTCCTGACCGTTCATTCGCCCACCACGCCCGGATGCTGGCCGGTGGCGGCGGACGAAAGGGACATCGGCGGGCCGGAGACGCCGACCGCGGCGCGCCGAGTGGGCTTAGGAGACGTTCAGGTGACCGGTCGGGCGGAGAATGTCGACAGAAACCGGGA is part of the Micromonospora sp. WMMD980 genome and encodes:
- a CDS encoding ATP-binding protein, coding for MTGDRLTPDELRQLFLFESLTPEQLAHLAEHGRVERRRAGEAVYVEGEPASCFFVLLDGTVAMHQRVQGDEVEVSRTAQRGVYGGAMQAYLGDPAEQRYRNSLRAVTDAAVFALPAEIIAAAMRGWFPMATHLLEGLFIGMRNTQTIVGERERLLALGALSAGLTHELNNPAAAAVRATSALRGRVAKMRHKLAMIADGRLDGRRLHDLVALQEEAVKRAAAATALSPLAASDAEDELGDWLEEHGVRGAWELAPTLVAGGLDSGWLAQVDAAVGGDDLESAVHWITYTIDTELLMGEIDDAVTRVSGLVGAAKQYSQLDRAPYQTVDVHDLLDATLVMLQAKIPAGVRVVKEYDRSLPAVPAYAAELNQVWTNLIDNALAAMAGDGTLTVRTGRTDDRLTVEIRDTGPGIPPEVRPRIFEPFFTTKAVGEGTGLGLDISYRIVVNKHHGDIRVRSEPGDTRFVVLLPLTPA
- a CDS encoding aminoglycoside phosphotransferase, coding for MTRTFLRPDDVRDLVRDRLGTDRRVTTLDRLTGGTSKGVYRITLDDGTTVILYVWSAEENYWPASATVPDDPFTEASGADVFATNHAALTAAGVRVPHLIAREPAGRHLDADVALVEDAGGVTLEALLTRDPERAAEPLARLGDALRRMHTTVGGRYGRLADVARGTTPARPAEDVVLDRALGHLAAAAARDPRPAAARDRIAVHLRGLRDRVSPRRAYALVHGELGPDHVLVTPAGEPVMIDFEGLTWFDVEWEHVWLRLRFGDDYPALRPVPLDADRLEFYRYAQVLSLIEGPLRIAGTDFPDRRWMLDLAERNIAEALAVL
- a CDS encoding helix-turn-helix transcriptional regulator; translated protein: MDRTPASNAAPSAASHQFRVELRRWRTRRGLTQRALAERVRFSRETVAAVESGRRFGSQEFAVRCDEVLATGGRLCELWPRVAAEQLAADGRRGPRFGEPARPDPAGAPAARRDPRDPQAVVAAIDELRELIGQVLAQPEPDGPPPAADRR
- a CDS encoding DUF72 domain-containing protein; this encodes MWTHRSWPGRFLPHPLPAHERLRAYAGWCDAVEGNTTFYATPARETVASWAEQTDPDFRFLAKLPKVITHERRLTGGEAELRAFLHAMEPLGPRADTLWVQLPGSFGPGDVPDLDRFLRALPTDHRYAVEVRHPAFLTDAGAARTLARTLDRAGAEWVPFDTTVFFRTPPTSDAEREAWTRKPRLPSRTEALTDRPVVRYLGRDDPAATVEGWQPWLDVVTGWLREGRSPTVFVHTPDNADAPDLARRFHDQVRARLPELAPLPEPTPVGPATLF
- a CDS encoding nitrate- and nitrite sensing domain-containing protein → MASSTSSHAARPYPTRRRRWRIGGRMRLIVAAPLVAVMGFAGLALTESARQTSRASDLGQLAQLGAEAGGLAHRLQQERIVAADLLTRGAAAQQDAFADATTATDAAVTGFRRQRARVPAGAAAERAVLPRIDAALAGLAPLRAQVRTAERASVSAMTFSYRIVIADLLGLRESVTLGVVEPRIADGIRASAALSKVSEAVGQQQVAVLRAVTAGQVTPALQQDITAARTGFTEATLAFLALARPAWQGWWEQAGSGENALRLQRLLDQVARTAAGDRLQLDLGTWLAATQQWSVRLAELRLRVDGAVLDDIRTAHAEQRRRTVVEAAAALLALLLTALVTWAVARQITRRLRRLRDAANTVAFERLPQVVARLQEPDSASVDPDELARRQAVDAVEVSGDDEIGEVGQAFSAVHRTAVRTAAEQAVMRANTAEIFIHLSRREQRLVDAVLAQVDKVERDETDPDRLHQLYALDNLATRMGRINASLLVLGGVGVGRVRHHEPRWSAAPGRSTWSG
- a CDS encoding cytochrome P450 → MRLNPFAGAYLTDPAGVWARLLESGGGVHHDEELGLWLITRHADVRRALADARSFGNALTLAPVYDVCPEALALVVQIDAPPTTAAADPPTHPRTRRALRVTFANTPERVEQRYGRLVRRRVDELVARLAARAGAEIDLVTEFTAELPLLVLLDILGVPARDVPRIRAWADGQIALIWGRPDPAEQVRLAGGLLEFWRYCQHLVRRRLDGGGDDYVTELLAYRHGDDEVLTVAEVSSIVFNLLVAGHETTAGLLAHALERALSEPERWRSFAERPERVPAFLTETLRFAPAIDGWLRVTNRPVTLGGVTIPAGARCLLLIGAANRDPAAFRHPDRFDPDRSDAHDHLSFGHGPTLLHRGGAGSAGGRHRADPPRRGPAGPAPGARTAPRLPAQPGVPRPPDAAGHRRRGGAVRPRTGGVTRADGGAGRSGRADTLRSRVFTPARRWVKNDPLRTPGSHPPSISCRCRSGVAKVSTWIARPRRTPPPPPPATSSVSSCAAGGPGVA
- the prfH gene encoding peptide chain release factor H; this encodes MTDLFLTAGCGPQECAWALGRLLPRLEADAARRGLRAVRVETVPGERPGTYRSALVRITGTGAEEFAGGWTGTLCWQAASPYRPGHGRKNWYVTARPHRTDVVDTPFHEADVEMVPCRTGGPGGQHRNKASTAVRATHRPPGLTVVVDTERHLHLNRRIAVDLLRRRVAEGDEAARRAGTTARWRIHDELVRGDPVRVERP
- a CDS encoding NAD(P)/FAD-dependent oxidoreductase, with product MVGGAGQEHLERVTLRDMRTGETRDVDTSWLFVFIGAEPHTDWLDGAVVRDRRGFVLTGPDLTRGGRRPAGWSLPRDPYHLESSIPGVFAAGDVRADSVKRVASAVGEGAMAVSLVHRYLEAQ